One region of Microbacterium sp. M28 genomic DNA includes:
- a CDS encoding aldolase/citrate lyase family protein, whose product MTASLRERALDGERLVGVLVRMPAEELVEMSAIAGMDFVLIDCEHGPADLIALRNHIALAGVHDVPVVVRVGEDDRNQILRVLDQGAQGILAPHLDTSDDAAALVDAAMYPPVGSRGFATYSRAGRFGQTPPAAHKDWFLENTLVLGMIESPGGVAAAAGIIATPRLDGIMIGPADLAASSGESDPPLAEAIASVNAELAAAGSLRMDIVGTREGGEQAFADGANLVVYNLASSLMQHLQALAAPTR is encoded by the coding sequence ATGACCGCGTCACTGCGGGAGCGAGCGCTGGACGGCGAGCGGCTCGTGGGTGTCCTCGTGCGGATGCCGGCGGAAGAGCTCGTCGAGATGTCGGCGATCGCCGGCATGGACTTCGTGCTGATCGACTGCGAACACGGACCGGCGGATCTCATCGCGCTGCGCAACCACATCGCTCTGGCGGGCGTGCACGACGTGCCGGTCGTCGTGCGCGTGGGCGAGGACGACCGCAACCAGATCCTCCGCGTCCTCGATCAGGGGGCGCAGGGCATCCTCGCCCCGCATCTGGACACATCGGATGACGCGGCCGCCCTGGTGGATGCCGCGATGTATCCGCCGGTCGGGTCGCGCGGCTTCGCGACGTACAGCCGCGCCGGACGGTTCGGGCAGACACCACCGGCGGCGCACAAGGACTGGTTCCTGGAGAACACGCTGGTGCTGGGCATGATCGAGTCGCCGGGCGGCGTCGCTGCCGCGGCGGGGATCATCGCGACGCCTCGGCTGGACGGCATCATGATCGGGCCGGCCGATCTCGCGGCCTCCAGCGGGGAATCCGATCCACCGCTCGCCGAGGCCATCGCCTCCGTGAACGCCGAGCTCGCTGCGGCCGGTTCGCTGCGGATGGACATCGTCGGCACCCGCGAGGGCGGCGAGCAGGCGTTCGCGGACGGAGCGAACCTGGTCGTCTACAACCTGGCGTCCTCGCTCATGCAGCATCTGCAGGCATTGGCGGCGCCGACCCGCTGA
- a CDS encoding SDR family NAD(P)-dependent oxidoreductase, with translation MTDLTDRIAVVTGGGSGLGAAIARSLHAAGAEVILVGRDTAKLEAVATELGSRARWIAGDVSDPASVAALAESLEGTEVSILVNNAGIAGPVSALVDIEVDDWDEVFDVNVRGTFMMCRALLPGMIARGDGDVINVASVSGKRPLAHRTPYCASKMAVIGLTSTLAFEVGPAGVRVNTLSPGPVAGPRMERNFRLEAQRSGSSVEDAEAAFVSRSALGRMVTEAEVGSAVVAMLGMPGMCGADVDLSAGMVA, from the coding sequence ATGACGGACCTCACCGATCGCATCGCGGTCGTCACCGGCGGCGGCAGCGGACTGGGCGCGGCGATCGCGCGGTCCCTGCACGCCGCCGGTGCGGAGGTCATCCTGGTCGGCCGCGACACCGCGAAGCTGGAAGCCGTGGCGACCGAGCTCGGCTCCCGAGCACGGTGGATCGCCGGCGACGTGTCGGATCCGGCATCCGTCGCCGCCCTGGCGGAATCGCTCGAGGGCACCGAGGTGTCGATCCTCGTCAACAACGCCGGCATCGCCGGGCCGGTGTCGGCGCTGGTCGACATCGAGGTCGACGACTGGGACGAGGTGTTCGACGTCAACGTCCGCGGCACGTTCATGATGTGCCGCGCGCTGCTGCCGGGCATGATCGCTCGAGGCGACGGCGACGTCATCAACGTCGCGTCGGTCTCCGGCAAGCGCCCGCTCGCACATCGGACCCCGTACTGCGCTTCGAAGATGGCGGTGATCGGCCTGACCTCGACGCTGGCGTTCGAGGTCGGCCCTGCCGGGGTACGGGTGAACACCCTCTCCCCCGGCCCCGTGGCCGGCCCGCGCATGGAGCGCAACTTCCGCCTCGAGGCGCAGCGCTCCGGCTCGTCGGTCGAGGATGCCGAGGCGGCGTTCGTCTCGCGTTCGGCGCTCGGCCGCATGGTCACCGAGGCGGAGGTCGGCTCCGCGGTCGTCGCGATGCTCGGGATGCCGGGGATGTGCGGCGCGGACGTCGACCTGTCCGCGGGCATGGTGGCGTGA
- a CDS encoding carbohydrate ABC transporter permease, translating into MTLTDLDLSTRAVTTAGTGKRRSGSRRRPPVITGILLAILCVVMLSPFIWMALSVTKPTDVAFSNPPVLWGYEPTLTAFVDLWQTTYFADYLVNTIVVAVVSTVIALVIGIPAAYALSRFPSYVSALLLILALIFRALPRFAVVLPMYDISRAIGIYDTTFALAIALVAINQPFTIWLLRNFFAEIPRELDEAAMIDGCTRIGMLRRVMIPLMGPGILTAGIFVFLFAFQEYLTALVLTDTSSKTVPVFIATQLGQTLPMLQQAGAASMLLTIPVFVIAFIAQKYLVAGLSDGAVKG; encoded by the coding sequence ATGACGCTCACGGACCTCGACCTTTCCACCCGCGCCGTCACCACGGCCGGCACCGGCAAGCGCCGCTCCGGCTCCCGTCGCCGGCCGCCGGTGATCACCGGCATCCTGCTGGCGATCCTGTGCGTGGTGATGCTCAGTCCGTTCATCTGGATGGCGCTGTCGGTCACCAAGCCGACCGACGTCGCCTTCTCGAACCCGCCCGTGCTGTGGGGATACGAGCCGACCCTCACGGCCTTCGTGGACCTGTGGCAGACGACCTACTTCGCGGACTATCTCGTCAACACCATCGTGGTCGCCGTCGTCTCGACCGTGATCGCCCTCGTCATCGGCATCCCGGCGGCCTACGCGTTGTCGCGCTTCCCGAGCTACGTGTCGGCGCTGCTGCTGATCCTTGCGCTGATCTTCCGCGCCCTGCCCCGCTTCGCCGTTGTGCTGCCGATGTACGACATCAGCCGCGCCATCGGCATCTACGACACCACCTTCGCGCTCGCCATCGCCCTGGTCGCGATCAACCAGCCGTTCACGATCTGGCTGCTGCGGAACTTCTTCGCCGAGATCCCGCGCGAACTGGACGAGGCCGCGATGATCGACGGCTGCACCCGCATCGGGATGCTGCGGCGCGTCATGATCCCGCTCATGGGCCCCGGCATCCTCACCGCGGGGATCTTCGTCTTCCTGTTCGCCTTCCAGGAGTACCTCACCGCCCTGGTACTCACCGATACGTCCTCCAAGACGGTTCCGGTGTTCATCGCGACACAGCTCGGGCAGACGCTGCCGATGCTGCAGCAGGCCGGCGCGGCATCCATGCTCCTGACCATCCCGGTGTTCGTGATCGCCTTCATCGCGCAGAAATACCTGGTGGCGGGTCTGAGCGACGGCGCCGTCAAGGGCTGA
- a CDS encoding alpha/beta fold hydrolase yields the protein MHPIVLLPGMNCSADLWSDCEFGETLTPSLAHETIDDQVDALLAELPNRFVLAGLSLGAIVAMALALRAPERVTGLVLSSTNAKAPTRAQQDGWQEWLRRLDAGDTARDLQHGILPLLLSEDVRLRRPDLVERTLRMGDETSAAHLRAQLRMQSTRTDLLPRLSRLPMPALVISGREDALCPPTFHAEIAHEIACTRLVSVDAGHLVPLERPREFSDLVGTWRERQRI from the coding sequence GTGCATCCGATCGTCCTGCTGCCGGGCATGAACTGCTCGGCGGACCTCTGGTCCGACTGCGAGTTCGGCGAGACGCTGACGCCGTCGCTCGCGCACGAGACGATCGACGATCAGGTCGACGCGCTCCTCGCGGAACTGCCGAATCGGTTCGTCCTCGCAGGGCTCTCCCTGGGCGCCATCGTCGCGATGGCGCTCGCCCTGCGGGCGCCGGAGCGCGTGACCGGACTGGTCCTCTCCTCGACGAACGCGAAAGCCCCCACACGGGCGCAGCAGGACGGCTGGCAGGAATGGCTGCGCCGACTGGATGCCGGAGACACGGCACGCGACCTGCAGCACGGCATCCTTCCACTGCTCCTCTCAGAAGACGTCCGCCTGCGCCGACCCGATCTCGTGGAGCGCACGCTCCGCATGGGAGACGAGACGAGTGCGGCGCACCTGCGCGCGCAGCTGCGCATGCAGAGCACGCGCACCGATCTGCTGCCCCGGCTGTCGCGGCTGCCGATGCCGGCGCTGGTCATCTCCGGCCGCGAGGATGCCCTGTGCCCGCCGACCTTCCACGCCGAGATCGCCCATGAGATCGCGTGTACGCGCCTGGTCTCCGTGGATGCCGGGCACCTGGTGCCCCTCGAACGGCCGCGGGAGTTCAGCGATCTCGTCGGCACCTGGCGCGAGCGGCAGCGGATCTGA